From Pseudomonas sp. G.S.17, the proteins below share one genomic window:
- a CDS encoding tripartite tricarboxylate transporter permease, translating into MLDLLQQGFGAVFSINIMLLMAIGVAVGIVFGAVPGLSATMAVALCLPLTFTMGPQAGLSLLVSLFIGATSGGLISAILLKIPGTPSSIATVFDGGPLMEQGHGVKALGIGIVFSFLGTLFSIAALMFIAPELAKVALRFGPHEYFAIAVFSLTLIATLSAGSMAKGLFAGALGFAVSTVGIAPVEAIRRFTFGFPELNGGFSMLTVMIGMFAVAEIIKLAENGRHAKQGKARSVSMKNIKGFGFSLKEFREQLPNAFRSGLIGLGIGILPGIGAGTSNLVAYIIAKKRAKDPDSYGKGNIGGVVASETANNAGIGGAMMPLMTLGIPGDTVTAIMLGGFLIHGIQPGPLLFISQGPLVYTIFAALIVATFMMLFMEFYGLRLFIKLLDVPKHILLPIILVLCVVGAFGLSSRLFDVWSILLFGVLGYGFVKAGMPAAPFIIGFILGPMAETNLRRGLMLSDGNFLSFLSNPIAASFLGLALVFIIWQVYSAMRPKKSVIDEILRT; encoded by the coding sequence ATGCTCGACTTGTTGCAGCAAGGCTTCGGTGCCGTCTTCTCGATCAACATCATGTTACTGATGGCCATCGGCGTGGCTGTGGGCATCGTCTTCGGCGCCGTGCCCGGCCTGTCGGCTACCATGGCCGTCGCGTTGTGCCTTCCGCTGACTTTTACAATGGGGCCCCAGGCGGGTCTTTCGCTGCTGGTGTCGCTGTTTATCGGTGCCACGTCAGGGGGGCTGATTTCAGCGATTCTGCTGAAAATACCCGGAACGCCGTCTTCTATCGCCACGGTGTTCGACGGTGGGCCGCTGATGGAGCAGGGCCATGGCGTCAAAGCGCTGGGCATCGGTATCGTCTTTTCTTTCCTGGGGACCCTGTTCAGTATTGCGGCGCTGATGTTCATCGCTCCGGAGCTAGCCAAGGTCGCGCTACGCTTCGGTCCGCATGAGTATTTCGCGATCGCGGTGTTCTCCTTGACCCTGATTGCCACGCTGTCTGCGGGCTCCATGGCCAAAGGGCTGTTTGCTGGGGCATTGGGCTTTGCCGTCTCTACCGTAGGTATTGCTCCCGTTGAAGCGATCCGCCGCTTTACCTTCGGCTTCCCCGAACTAAACGGCGGCTTTTCCATGCTCACGGTGATGATCGGCATGTTTGCTGTGGCCGAAATCATCAAGCTTGCTGAAAATGGCCGTCACGCCAAACAAGGCAAGGCACGCTCAGTCAGCATGAAAAACATCAAAGGCTTCGGCTTCTCGCTCAAGGAGTTTCGCGAGCAGCTGCCGAACGCCTTTCGCTCCGGGTTAATAGGCTTGGGCATTGGCATTTTGCCGGGCATCGGTGCCGGTACTTCCAACCTCGTGGCTTACATCATCGCCAAGAAGCGCGCCAAAGACCCGGACTCCTACGGCAAAGGCAATATCGGTGGCGTCGTAGCCAGTGAAACGGCGAATAACGCCGGTATCGGCGGCGCCATGATGCCGTTGATGACCCTGGGTATTCCCGGTGACACTGTTACCGCGATCATGCTGGGAGGTTTTCTGATTCACGGCATTCAGCCAGGACCGCTGCTGTTTATCAGTCAGGGTCCGCTGGTGTACACGATCTTTGCTGCATTGATCGTCGCCACCTTCATGATGCTGTTCATGGAATTCTACGGCCTGCGCCTGTTCATCAAGCTGCTGGATGTGCCTAAACATATTTTGCTGCCGATCATTCTGGTGCTCTGTGTGGTCGGGGCGTTCGGCTTGTCCAGCCGCCTGTTCGATGTCTGGTCGATTCTGTTGTTCGGTGTGCTGGGTTATGGGTTCGTCAAGGCCGGCATGCCAGCAGCACCGTTTATCATCGGCTTCATTCTGGGGCCTATGGCTGAAACCAACCTGCGTCGCGGGCTGATGCTGTCGGATGGCAACTTTCTGTCATTCCTCTCCAATCCTATCGCCGCCTCGTTCCTCGGTCTGGCGCTGGTCTTCATTATCTGGCAGGTCTATAGCGCCATGCGTCCGAAAAAGAGTGTTATCGACGAGATCCTGCGCACTTGA
- a CDS encoding tripartite tricarboxylate transporter TctB family protein gives MATCKKKELIIGAAMLGTALGYLLMTLKLPGHSGIDAAFVPVLLAGMLCLLAVIQLFGAFSTPQAPADNLPKIDAEETNSAIDVKTVVKTLALIVGYIALMNPIGFPIMTVIYLYLQFIVLTPLDHKVRHVTYALIALTTSAVIYLLFREAFDLMLPAGLTNF, from the coding sequence ATGGCCACTTGCAAGAAAAAAGAGCTGATTATCGGCGCTGCCATGCTCGGCACCGCACTGGGCTATTTACTGATGACCCTTAAACTACCGGGCCACTCCGGTATCGATGCCGCTTTCGTTCCAGTCCTGCTGGCAGGGATGCTCTGCCTGCTTGCCGTCATACAGCTGTTCGGCGCTTTTTCTACACCACAAGCACCTGCCGACAACCTCCCGAAGATCGATGCAGAGGAGACGAACAGCGCTATTGATGTAAAGACCGTGGTCAAGACCCTGGCTTTGATCGTGGGCTATATCGCGCTGATGAACCCGATAGGGTTTCCGATCATGACCGTGATTTACCTGTATCTGCAATTCATCGTGTTGACGCCGCTCGATCATAAGGTACGGCACGTTACCTACGCCCTGATCGCCTTGACGACCTCGGCTGTCATTTATCTGCTGTTCCGCGAGGCCTTCGATTTGATGCTGCCCGCTGGCCTGACGAATTTCTAG
- a CDS encoding tripartite tricarboxylate transporter substrate binding protein, with the protein MIKTLRVSLLSALVGMGAITSHNVAFAADVKWPTRPVQVVVIANPGGDTDFNARMMAKYFNKITGKTMVVTNVAGGGGTLAAEQVKSAAADGNTILFTHPGQLIVNEVAGLSDDSFEAFDVSCIAGVDKGAVFVASTQSGVTSVKDLIAKAKAKPESVIYGTEMGSFSHIQGLMFEKITGVKLKMVDAGTVSEKVVALLGARIDLGAISYGSVQDYVNGGQMVALGQPNAERNAMLGNVPTFKEQGVDFTIDKPYVVAFPKGTDAAIVTKMADIMKQITEIPEYAEELKKFKQPVAYYGTEESRKILAKTRDDFMQFKDALRTK; encoded by the coding sequence ATGATAAAAACACTACGCGTCTCCCTTCTCTCTGCCCTCGTTGGCATGGGTGCGATCACCTCACACAACGTCGCGTTCGCAGCTGACGTTAAATGGCCGACGCGTCCGGTGCAGGTCGTGGTGATTGCCAATCCCGGCGGTGACACCGACTTCAACGCACGCATGATGGCCAAATATTTCAACAAGATCACCGGCAAAACCATGGTGGTGACCAACGTCGCCGGTGGCGGGGGCACGCTGGCTGCCGAGCAGGTCAAGAGCGCAGCAGCGGACGGCAACACCATTCTGTTTACCCATCCAGGCCAACTGATCGTCAACGAAGTCGCGGGCCTGTCCGATGACAGCTTCGAAGCGTTTGACGTTTCCTGCATTGCCGGTGTGGACAAGGGCGCGGTATTCGTGGCCTCCACTCAATCCGGAGTGACCAGCGTCAAGGACCTGATTGCCAAGGCCAAGGCCAAGCCTGAAAGTGTCATCTACGGCACCGAGATGGGTAGCTTTTCTCATATCCAGGGCCTGATGTTCGAGAAAATCACCGGCGTCAAACTGAAAATGGTCGATGCGGGCACCGTATCAGAGAAAGTAGTCGCACTACTCGGCGCGCGCATCGACTTGGGCGCAATCAGCTACGGCTCTGTGCAGGACTATGTCAACGGCGGCCAAATGGTCGCTCTGGGCCAGCCTAACGCCGAACGCAACGCTATGCTGGGTAATGTCCCGACCTTCAAGGAACAAGGGGTCGACTTCACCATCGACAAGCCTTACGTCGTAGCGTTTCCAAAGGGCACCGACGCAGCAATCGTGACCAAGATGGCTGACATCATGAAGCAGATCACCGAAATTCCCGAGTACGCCGAGGAACTGAAAAAATTCAAGCAGCCGGTTGCTTACTATGGCACCGAAGAGTCCAGGAAAATCCTCGCCAAGACCCGTGACGACTTCATGCAGTTCAAGGATGCTCTGCGCACCAAGTAA